The Ruania alba genome has a window encoding:
- a CDS encoding carbohydrate ABC transporter permease, with protein sequence MLVLLVVLILPALFAVFYSLLELQSVRPVGFAGLDNYRRVFSDPQMVDVLLRTLGFAVVTVALTLAVALAVAVFLDRLTTGRATLVQILVILPWVISTIVGALLFRWFFVTDISPGVYLLSQLGIHVKPLTDPTLSMVTLVLVATWRTLGFAVLLLLAGIKAVPAEFYEAATVDGASSRQQFRLITLPMIKTSLTITTVVLTMSNLNNVEAPLVTTGGGPGDATQILPLTIYQQAFTHFDFAGGAALAAVALVLNVGLVFVYLRLARWSV encoded by the coding sequence ATGCTCGTCCTGCTGGTCGTGCTCATCCTCCCGGCGCTCTTCGCGGTCTTCTACAGCCTGCTGGAACTGCAGTCCGTGCGGCCGGTGGGGTTCGCCGGGCTGGACAACTACCGGAGAGTGTTCAGCGATCCGCAGATGGTCGATGTGCTGCTGCGGACGCTCGGCTTCGCCGTCGTCACTGTGGCGCTCACCCTGGCGGTGGCGCTCGCCGTGGCGGTGTTCCTGGATCGGCTCACCACCGGGCGAGCCACCCTGGTGCAGATCCTGGTGATCCTGCCGTGGGTGATCTCGACCATCGTGGGTGCGCTGCTGTTCCGCTGGTTCTTCGTCACGGACATCAGCCCCGGTGTCTACCTGCTGAGCCAGCTGGGCATCCACGTCAAGCCCCTGACCGATCCCACGCTCTCGATGGTCACACTGGTGCTGGTGGCGACGTGGCGCACACTCGGCTTCGCGGTGCTGCTGCTGCTCGCCGGGATCAAGGCGGTGCCGGCAGAGTTCTACGAGGCGGCCACGGTGGACGGCGCGAGCTCCCGTCAGCAGTTCCGGCTCATCACGTTGCCGATGATCAAGACGTCGCTGACGATCACCACGGTGGTGCTCACGATGAGCAACCTCAACAACGTCGAGGCGCCGCTCGTGACCACCGGCGGCGGCCCCGGAGACGCCACCCAGATCCTGCCCCTGACGATCTACCAGCAGGCGTTCACCCACTTCGACTTCGCCGGGGGCGCTGCCCTCGCTGCTGTCGCCCTGGTACTGAACGTGGGCTTGGTGTTCGTCTACCTCCGACTAGCCCGGTGGAGCGTCTGA
- a CDS encoding DUF6318 family protein, whose amino-acid sequence MREAASEEVSSDPQRAGSAYGAEPTRTPAASIPTVDAPLRPEVMGEESLDGAEAAAAYIVDLMLYARASGDMTELEQICAPECAFCDDVRRMVTGLEAEGSVVISDGFRSRVQRGSLEYDTVTGEAQYVVILDISFLAETTYDARGGTRILEPYGLAMGFQLEWTPEGWQLHDAGQA is encoded by the coding sequence GTGCGTGAGGCCGCCTCTGAGGAGGTGTCTTCGGACCCGCAGCGGGCCGGGAGTGCGTACGGGGCGGAGCCGACGAGGACACCAGCGGCGTCGATCCCGACCGTCGACGCCCCGCTGCGACCTGAGGTGATGGGAGAGGAGTCTCTTGACGGGGCCGAAGCCGCCGCGGCATACATCGTCGACCTGATGCTCTACGCCCGGGCCAGTGGCGACATGACCGAACTCGAACAGATCTGCGCGCCGGAGTGCGCGTTCTGTGATGACGTGCGGCGGATGGTGACCGGCCTGGAGGCGGAGGGCTCCGTCGTCATCAGCGACGGCTTTCGCTCGAGGGTGCAACGTGGAAGCCTCGAGTACGACACCGTCACAGGCGAGGCTCAGTACGTCGTCATACTCGATATCAGTTTCCTCGCCGAGACCACGTACGACGCCAGGGGTGGCACCAGGATTCTCGAGCCCTATGGCCTCGCTATGGGATTTCAACTGGAGTGGACGCCGGAAGGGTGGCAGCTCCATGACGCGGGCCAGGCCTGA
- a CDS encoding ABC transporter substrate-binding protein, producing MSTPRTHTRRRMLTATGAALALGMVAACGSGNEEAADEITMWTFLDPAGSSGREQVLANLIESYEEDTGIRVNVEVQQWDTMTQQFLAADVSGSAPDVMWVALDQVSNAVEQGALADLNSLAFSDLPEDQLADLRDVYWETMETGDGSIYGVVHSRNYFGIMYRADLLAEAGVDPAQIRTWDDLISAAEELTAPNENRWGLGQAFGTSFADPQILSARLVESQGTMFDDDGSPLWDTDEAIEAMEFQAGFVTEAQVTAPDAVRLTAEDLYELFSAGQVAMINAASVRVPAMQEQVGTENVGFMHYPSEDGEGYAPGSLAGWSVGVWSGSEAAEQAADFVAYMSSPEADEQWMLDAQQPPLYASTAENNADFLDEPENSFLSIVLEGAQEHGWLPPTNVPTAGWRESLNGAVQQVLLEEASPGEAMAAAEQELGTGGNG from the coding sequence ATGTCGACACCGAGGACACACACCCGGCGCAGAATGCTGACCGCCACCGGTGCAGCCCTGGCCCTGGGAATGGTGGCCGCGTGCGGGAGCGGCAACGAGGAAGCAGCGGACGAAATCACCATGTGGACCTTCCTCGACCCCGCCGGATCGAGCGGGCGCGAACAGGTCCTCGCGAACCTGATCGAGTCCTACGAGGAGGACACCGGAATCCGAGTGAACGTGGAGGTGCAGCAATGGGACACGATGACCCAGCAGTTCCTCGCGGCGGACGTCTCCGGATCCGCACCGGACGTCATGTGGGTGGCCCTGGACCAGGTCTCCAACGCCGTCGAGCAGGGCGCCCTGGCCGACCTGAACTCGCTCGCCTTCAGCGACCTCCCCGAGGACCAGCTCGCTGACCTGCGCGACGTGTACTGGGAGACGATGGAGACCGGCGACGGTTCCATCTACGGCGTGGTGCACTCGCGCAACTACTTCGGGATCATGTACCGGGCGGACCTGCTGGCCGAGGCGGGTGTGGATCCGGCACAGATCCGCACCTGGGACGACCTGATCTCGGCTGCTGAGGAACTCACGGCGCCGAACGAGAACCGGTGGGGCCTCGGGCAGGCGTTCGGGACCTCCTTCGCGGACCCGCAGATCCTGTCCGCTCGCCTGGTCGAGAGCCAAGGGACGATGTTCGACGACGACGGGTCGCCCCTGTGGGACACGGACGAGGCGATCGAGGCCATGGAGTTCCAGGCCGGCTTCGTCACCGAGGCGCAGGTCACCGCCCCGGACGCCGTGCGGCTCACTGCCGAGGACCTGTACGAACTCTTCTCCGCCGGTCAGGTCGCGATGATCAACGCCGCAAGCGTGCGGGTCCCGGCGATGCAGGAACAGGTCGGGACTGAGAACGTCGGGTTCATGCACTACCCATCGGAGGACGGCGAGGGCTACGCGCCGGGCAGCCTGGCAGGCTGGTCCGTCGGGGTGTGGAGCGGGAGTGAGGCGGCGGAGCAGGCTGCTGACTTCGTGGCATACATGTCCAGCCCCGAGGCGGACGAGCAGTGGATGCTCGACGCTCAGCAGCCGCCGCTGTACGCCTCCACCGCCGAGAACAACGCCGACTTCCTTGACGAGCCCGAGAACTCCTTCCTGTCCATCGTTCTCGAAGGTGCACAAGAGCACGGCTGGCTGCCACCCACGAACGTACCCACGGCCGGCTGGCGGGAGTCACTGAACGGGGCGGTGCAGCAGGTGCTGCTGGAGGAGGCGAGCCCTGGCGAGGCCATGGCAGCCGCGGAGCAGGAGCTCGGCACCGGCGGCAATGGCTGA
- a CDS encoding LacI family DNA-binding transcriptional regulator, producing the protein MSSGGRPMLRDVAREAGVSPAIASRVLNVDPTVRVREETRQRVQAVAKEMGYVPHSVARSLRGARTGAIGLVMHELESPINVDVLAGAQSRCAQAGYVTLLAEAEQLAEDHSQLSAFLARGRLDGVILHSGYGHEDRLVEAISRSVPAVLVNSDDGRAVPTVRVDDAAAAALATEHLLELGHREIAFLAGPKGSQTSDRRESGYRDALTRHGCAGSARVMHAGWSADSGVAAVQKLRHAATLPTALVVANAVTASGVLSALRDAPVAVPDEISVVTIHDSWFLAHLAVALTAVRLPLQDLGAAAATLLIDTIDGRGPVQDVFITEPAPELMLRNSTGRPRDRTRDPLIDQA; encoded by the coding sequence ATGTCTTCCGGTGGTCGCCCGATGCTGCGCGACGTCGCCAGGGAGGCGGGAGTGTCCCCGGCGATCGCTTCGCGGGTGCTGAACGTGGACCCGACCGTTCGTGTGCGGGAGGAGACCCGGCAGAGGGTCCAGGCGGTCGCGAAAGAGATGGGCTATGTACCGCATAGCGTGGCTCGTTCGCTGCGCGGTGCACGTACCGGCGCCATCGGCCTGGTCATGCACGAGTTGGAGAGCCCGATCAACGTGGACGTGCTCGCCGGGGCACAGAGCCGCTGCGCGCAGGCGGGCTACGTGACCCTGCTGGCCGAGGCCGAACAGCTCGCTGAGGACCACAGTCAGCTAAGCGCCTTCCTTGCGCGCGGCCGGCTCGACGGCGTGATCCTGCACAGCGGTTACGGGCACGAGGATCGGCTCGTGGAAGCGATCTCCCGATCCGTGCCCGCCGTCCTGGTGAACTCCGACGACGGTCGCGCTGTGCCGACCGTACGGGTCGACGACGCCGCCGCCGCGGCACTGGCCACCGAGCACCTCCTCGAGCTCGGCCACCGCGAGATCGCCTTCCTCGCCGGTCCCAAGGGCTCACAGACGTCAGATCGCCGCGAGTCCGGCTATCGGGACGCGCTGACCCGTCACGGTTGTGCGGGCTCCGCGCGCGTGATGCACGCAGGGTGGTCGGCCGACTCCGGCGTGGCGGCGGTCCAGAAGCTCCGTCACGCGGCGACCCTCCCGACGGCGCTCGTCGTGGCGAACGCCGTCACGGCCTCGGGTGTGCTTAGCGCGCTCCGGGACGCGCCGGTCGCCGTGCCCGACGAGATCTCCGTCGTCACGATCCACGACTCGTGGTTCCTTGCCCACCTGGCCGTGGCACTCACGGCGGTCCGCCTGCCCCTGCAGGATCTCGGTGCCGCCGCAGCGACCCTCCTGATCGACACGATCGACGGACGCGGCCCCGTCCAGGACGTGTTCATCACCGAGCCGGCGCCCGAACTGATGCTGCGCAATTCTACGGGGCGGCCCCGCGACAGGACCAGGGATCCCCTGATCGATCAGGCCTGA
- a CDS encoding NAD(P)-dependent alcohol dehydrogenase: MRAVVYDRYGPPEVMRLVDLPRPEPGRGQVLVRVRATSVNLSDYETLRGRPLYARMGGLWRPARSVLGSDIAGEVEAVGPGVEVFRPGDRVYGDNLVLKGGFAEFAVMPERVLTPVPDGLTFAQAASIPQAGVIAAVGTAGVERGMRVLINGAGGGSGMFAIQLAKEAGAHVTGVDNAAKGEFMRSLGADVVIDYRAEDYTRSGRYDVVLDMVAHRSIAARARAVARGGSYRCVGGSMPAVLSAVMWGGLLGAMTHRSIGMAMATGGPDEFRPVADRVLSGSITLHIDQIFSLEQVPEALRHAGTGHALGKVVIAP, translated from the coding sequence GTGCGAGCCGTCGTCTATGACCGGTACGGCCCACCCGAAGTGATGCGCCTGGTGGACCTTCCGCGACCTGAACCTGGGCGCGGTCAGGTGCTTGTGCGGGTGCGCGCCACCTCGGTGAACCTGTCCGACTACGAGACTCTTCGTGGCCGACCGCTGTACGCGAGGATGGGGGGTCTATGGCGACCGGCGCGTTCGGTGCTGGGCTCGGACATCGCCGGGGAGGTCGAGGCGGTCGGTCCCGGGGTCGAGGTATTCCGGCCCGGTGACCGCGTCTACGGCGACAACCTCGTGCTCAAGGGTGGTTTTGCCGAGTTCGCTGTGATGCCGGAGCGGGTGCTGACACCCGTGCCCGACGGGCTCACCTTTGCTCAGGCGGCCTCGATCCCGCAGGCCGGAGTGATCGCCGCCGTCGGCACGGCGGGTGTGGAGCGGGGGATGCGCGTGCTGATCAACGGCGCCGGTGGCGGCTCGGGGATGTTCGCCATTCAGCTCGCGAAGGAGGCTGGAGCCCACGTGACGGGGGTGGACAACGCGGCGAAGGGCGAGTTCATGCGCTCCCTGGGTGCCGATGTGGTGATCGACTACCGCGCTGAGGACTACACCCGCTCGGGTCGCTACGACGTCGTGCTCGATATGGTGGCGCACCGCTCGATCGCGGCTCGCGCTCGGGCGGTGGCCCGCGGAGGGTCCTACCGGTGCGTCGGTGGTTCGATGCCCGCGGTGCTCAGTGCCGTGATGTGGGGCGGGCTGCTCGGGGCGATGACGCACCGATCGATCGGGATGGCGATGGCCACCGGTGGTCCCGATGAGTTCCGCCCCGTCGCCGATCGCGTCCTCTCCGGCTCCATCACTCTGCACATTGATCAGATCTTCTCGCTGGAGCAGGTACCAGAGGCGCTCCGGCACGCTGGTACGGGCCATGCCCTGGGGAAGGTCGTCATCGCGCCCTGA
- a CDS encoding S-(hydroxymethyl)mycothiol dehydrogenase — protein MQQVQAVIARSKGAPVELVTINVPDPGPGEAVVSIQACGVCHTDLHYREGGINDEFPFLLGHEAAGVVESVGDGVTSVAPGDFVVLNWRAVCGQCRACNRGQAQYCFATHNATQKMTLEDGTELSPALGIGAFAEKTLVAAGQCTKVDPSARPAAVGLLGCGVMAGIGAAINTGAVTRGKSVAVIGCGGVGAAAIAGSALAGASPIIAVDIDPKKLEKAKTLGATHTVDSSQEDPVEAIKRISAETYPGAEGADVVIEAVGRPETWKQAFYARDLAGTLVLVGVPTPDMSVPEIPLIDVFGRGGALKSSWYGDCLPSRDFPMLVDLYRQGRLDLDAFVTEEIGIDGVEAAFEKMHHGDVLRSVVVL, from the coding sequence ATGCAGCAAGTTCAGGCCGTCATCGCGCGGAGCAAGGGAGCTCCAGTGGAGCTGGTCACGATCAATGTGCCGGACCCGGGCCCGGGCGAGGCAGTGGTCTCGATCCAGGCGTGCGGGGTGTGCCACACCGACCTGCACTACCGGGAGGGCGGCATCAACGACGAGTTCCCGTTCCTGCTCGGGCACGAGGCGGCGGGCGTGGTCGAGTCGGTCGGTGACGGTGTCACCTCCGTGGCCCCCGGCGACTTCGTGGTGCTGAACTGGCGTGCGGTCTGCGGTCAGTGCCGGGCGTGCAACCGCGGCCAGGCGCAGTACTGCTTCGCCACGCACAACGCCACTCAGAAGATGACCCTCGAGGACGGCACGGAGCTGAGCCCGGCACTGGGCATCGGGGCTTTCGCCGAGAAGACTCTCGTGGCGGCGGGCCAGTGCACGAAGGTCGACCCGTCGGCGCGGCCGGCGGCGGTGGGACTGCTCGGCTGCGGTGTGATGGCCGGGATCGGTGCGGCGATCAACACCGGCGCCGTCACCCGCGGAAAGTCCGTGGCCGTGATCGGTTGCGGGGGTGTGGGCGCCGCCGCGATCGCCGGATCTGCGCTCGCCGGCGCCAGCCCGATCATCGCCGTGGACATCGACCCGAAGAAGCTCGAGAAGGCGAAGACGCTCGGGGCCACGCACACGGTCGACTCCTCCCAGGAGGACCCGGTGGAGGCGATCAAGCGGATCAGCGCCGAGACTTATCCCGGCGCCGAGGGCGCAGACGTGGTCATCGAAGCGGTCGGGCGCCCGGAGACCTGGAAGCAGGCGTTCTACGCTCGCGATCTGGCCGGCACGCTCGTCCTCGTCGGGGTCCCCACGCCGGACATGAGCGTCCCGGAGATCCCGCTGATCGACGTCTTCGGCCGCGGTGGTGCGTTGAAGTCGAGCTGGTACGGCGACTGCCTGCCCAGCCGCGACTTCCCGATGCTGGTGGACTTGTATCGCCAGGGACGGCTCGACCTGGACGCCTTCGTCACCGAGGAGATCGGGATCGACGGCGTGGAGGCCGCGTTCGAGAAGATGCACCACGGTGACGTGCTGCGTTCGGTGGTGGTGCTCTGA
- a CDS encoding FAD-dependent oxidoreductase has protein sequence MRPTLRENAVRYDVAVIGGGPGGLPAAIAAARAGARTVLVERTSALGGAAASGLGVLGYLDRSGNQALGGIAQEVVDRLVAMGGSPGHFRCPVHNSITPVSPDLVKIVAVQMCQEAGVDILFDHELLDVGVDDTDTVRSVTVYGKLTRTRIDAEVFIDGTGDGDVAYLAGVPHTLGQDGTQTMQPSTLMFTVTNYDLPRFWAFLDDNPEEMGIKEDYAAGYDVDFLRRTRGHCYIGLTERVADARSAGTFTIPRNQFIYISTASERMLAINTSRVTRIDASDPVQLSKGLETGYTQVWELVEFMRSAMPGFENVEITQIAPALGIRETRHFAGEVRLTMDTLYSEATTSQAIALSAYNIDIHSGTGDGIDLQVVEEPFGIPFGSLVPQGVDGLLLSGRTISVDSTVFAAARVMGTCMAVGEAAGLAAAIAVRAGGSPKDVDVTELRQELTARGAILPGAVPRASVGTPIH, from the coding sequence ATGCGACCCACCCTGCGTGAGAACGCAGTCCGCTACGACGTCGCCGTGATCGGCGGAGGCCCCGGCGGCCTCCCCGCAGCCATCGCGGCGGCCCGCGCCGGTGCCCGCACGGTGCTGGTGGAACGCACCTCCGCGCTCGGCGGCGCGGCCGCGTCCGGGCTGGGCGTCCTTGGGTACCTGGACCGGTCCGGGAACCAGGCGCTCGGCGGCATCGCCCAGGAGGTGGTCGACCGGTTGGTGGCGATGGGCGGATCACCCGGGCACTTCCGATGCCCGGTGCACAACTCGATCACGCCGGTCTCCCCCGACCTGGTGAAGATCGTTGCGGTGCAGATGTGTCAGGAGGCGGGCGTCGACATCCTCTTCGACCACGAGCTGCTCGACGTCGGCGTCGACGACACCGACACGGTGCGATCGGTGACGGTGTACGGGAAGCTCACCCGTACCCGCATCGACGCCGAGGTGTTCATCGACGGCACCGGTGACGGTGACGTCGCTTATCTCGCCGGGGTTCCGCACACTCTCGGTCAGGACGGCACCCAGACCATGCAGCCGAGCACGCTGATGTTCACGGTCACCAACTACGACCTGCCACGATTCTGGGCGTTCCTCGACGACAACCCCGAGGAGATGGGCATCAAGGAGGACTACGCCGCCGGGTACGACGTGGATTTCCTACGCCGCACCCGTGGCCACTGCTACATCGGGCTCACCGAGCGCGTCGCCGACGCCCGTTCCGCGGGCACGTTCACTATCCCGCGCAACCAGTTCATCTACATCAGCACCGCCTCCGAGCGGATGCTCGCGATCAACACCTCCCGGGTGACCCGGATCGACGCCTCCGACCCGGTCCAGCTCTCGAAGGGCCTGGAGACCGGCTATACCCAGGTGTGGGAGCTGGTGGAGTTCATGCGTTCGGCCATGCCCGGTTTCGAGAATGTCGAGATCACGCAGATCGCCCCGGCACTCGGGATCCGGGAGACACGGCACTTCGCCGGCGAGGTCCGGCTCACCATGGACACGCTCTACAGCGAGGCCACCACCTCACAAGCCATCGCCCTGTCCGCGTACAACATCGACATCCACTCCGGCACCGGGGACGGTATCGACCTCCAGGTCGTCGAGGAGCCCTTCGGGATCCCGTTCGGGAGCCTGGTGCCGCAGGGCGTGGACGGCCTGCTGTTGAGCGGCCGGACGATCTCGGTGGACTCCACCGTGTTCGCCGCGGCACGAGTGATGGGCACCTGCATGGCCGTCGGTGAGGCGGCCGGCCTGGCCGCTGCCATCGCTGTTCGGGCGGGCGGCTCTCCCAAGGACGTCGACGTCACTGAGCTCCGGCAGGAGCTGACCGCTCGAGGAGCCATCCTGCCCGGCGCCGTCCCGCGCGCGAGCGTCGGCACACCCATCCACTGA
- a CDS encoding iron-siderophore ABC transporter substrate-binding protein: MLVRHTSPGVLLRTLRKDTMFRATRRTAIAAAALVAVGLAGCSGAADSTDTSPEETTSASAGEWTPVTVEHALGTTTVEEEPERVAAIGWANHEVALALGIVPVGMPITEWGDDDGDGVHPWVESALEDLGAETPVLYDETDGIDFEAVADSAPDVILAAYSGLTQDDYDTLSQIAPVVAYPETAWGTPWRQIIEVNSTALGLADEGDALVTQIEEKIAAAVAEHPQLDGATAMMVTHVDPSDLSEINFYNAYDTRTQFFEDLGMTIPESLVEVSTDPTVWNGSVSTEQADVFSDVDIFVTYGGQELIDALEADPLLSQLPAVANGSVVNLPGDSPLGTAANPTPLQVLESDLVEQYVALLADAADNG, encoded by the coding sequence ATGTTGGTTAGGCACACCTCACCTGGCGTGCTGCTCCGCACCCTCCGGAAGGACACCATGTTCCGCGCTACACGACGCACCGCCATCGCTGCGGCCGCCCTGGTCGCCGTCGGCCTCGCCGGCTGTTCCGGTGCTGCCGACTCCACCGACACCTCGCCGGAGGAGACCACCAGCGCGTCCGCCGGTGAGTGGACCCCGGTCACGGTCGAGCACGCCCTCGGCACCACCACCGTGGAGGAGGAGCCCGAGCGGGTTGCTGCCATCGGCTGGGCGAACCACGAGGTGGCGCTCGCGCTCGGGATCGTGCCGGTCGGCATGCCCATCACGGAGTGGGGCGATGACGACGGCGACGGCGTGCACCCCTGGGTCGAGTCCGCGCTCGAGGACCTCGGCGCCGAGACCCCCGTGCTCTACGACGAGACCGACGGGATCGACTTCGAGGCTGTCGCCGACTCCGCCCCGGACGTGATCCTCGCCGCCTACTCCGGCCTCACCCAGGACGACTACGACACGCTCTCCCAGATCGCGCCCGTCGTGGCGTACCCGGAGACCGCGTGGGGAACGCCCTGGCGCCAGATCATCGAGGTGAACTCCACCGCGCTCGGTCTGGCCGACGAAGGTGACGCGTTGGTCACCCAGATCGAGGAGAAGATCGCCGCCGCCGTGGCCGAGCACCCCCAGCTCGACGGCGCCACCGCGATGATGGTCACCCACGTGGACCCCTCCGACCTGAGCGAGATCAACTTCTACAACGCCTACGACACGCGCACTCAGTTCTTCGAGGACCTGGGTATGACCATCCCGGAGAGCCTCGTGGAGGTTTCCACCGACCCCACCGTGTGGAACGGCAGCGTGAGCACCGAGCAGGCCGATGTCTTCTCCGACGTCGACATCTTCGTCACCTACGGCGGCCAGGAGCTCATCGACGCCCTCGAGGCCGACCCGCTGCTCTCCCAGCTGCCCGCCGTCGCGAACGGCTCGGTGGTGAACCTGCCCGGCGACTCGCCGCTCGGCACCGCCGCGAACCCCACGCCGCTGCAGGTGCTCGAGTCCGACCTGGTGGAGCAGTACGTGGCGCTCCTCGCGGACGCCGCCGACAACGGCTGA
- a CDS encoding MBL fold metallo-hydrolase yields MTARVDHAVTSGTFSLDGGTFDVDNNVWVVGDDAECIVIDAPHSVDDILAVVNGRTVRAIVCTHAHDDHVRVAPELAERTGAPIWLHPDDEPLWELTHAGSRWDENLEDGQEITIAGTTLQVLHTPGHAPGGACLYAPELGCVFTGDTLFNGGPGATGRSFSDLPTLEASIRAKLFALPGETVVHTGHGEGTTIGAEAENLGRTQA; encoded by the coding sequence ATGACCGCCCGCGTAGACCACGCCGTCACCAGCGGCACGTTCAGCCTCGACGGCGGCACGTTCGACGTCGACAACAACGTCTGGGTCGTCGGGGACGATGCCGAGTGCATCGTGATTGACGCTCCGCACTCGGTGGACGACATCCTCGCCGTGGTGAACGGTCGCACGGTGCGTGCGATCGTGTGCACGCACGCCCACGACGACCACGTGCGGGTCGCTCCCGAACTGGCCGAACGCACCGGTGCCCCGATCTGGCTGCACCCGGACGACGAGCCGCTCTGGGAGCTCACCCACGCAGGATCCCGCTGGGATGAGAACCTCGAGGACGGCCAGGAGATCACGATCGCAGGAACGACGCTGCAGGTGCTGCACACCCCGGGCCATGCGCCCGGCGGGGCCTGCCTGTACGCACCGGAACTGGGCTGTGTGTTCACCGGGGACACCCTGTTCAACGGTGGCCCCGGGGCCACCGGGCGATCCTTCTCGGACCTGCCCACGCTGGAGGCCTCGATCCGGGCGAAGCTGTTCGCGTTGCCGGGCGAGACGGTGGTGCACACCGGGCACGGGGAAGGCACCACCATCGGTGCGGAGGCGGAGAACCTGGGGCGTACTCAGGCCTGA
- a CDS encoding carbohydrate ABC transporter permease yields the protein MPTRDGRRRQLARIALVLAAAVVALVNVAPVLWGVTTSLRPPEEIFTFPPSFLVSDLTGEHYSQVLNGSFARNITNSLLYSTTATVVAVLLGAIAAYAFDRFRFPLRRSLFGVIVACIPLSMGAAVLVIPNYLYFAALGLLDTPVILPLLYLGYNLPMAVWILKGAMEGIPTELDEAAKIDGASRLRTFAAVILPLCRPSLAAASIFVFIGAWNEFVAGSVMVNTSDYRPVQVAVYQFISAFGRQWGPLTASAVLALLPILVLVVFFGRYLVAGLMRGAVKG from the coding sequence ATGCCTACTCGCGACGGCAGACGGCGCCAGCTGGCGCGCATCGCGCTCGTACTGGCTGCCGCCGTGGTCGCGCTGGTCAACGTCGCACCCGTGCTGTGGGGGGTGACCACCTCGCTGCGGCCACCCGAGGAGATCTTCACCTTCCCGCCGTCGTTCCTGGTCAGTGATCTCACCGGGGAGCACTACTCCCAGGTACTGAACGGTTCATTCGCCCGGAACATAACCAACAGTCTCCTTTACTCGACCACGGCAACCGTGGTGGCAGTCCTGCTGGGTGCGATCGCTGCCTATGCGTTCGATCGATTCCGGTTCCCGCTGCGGCGCTCGCTGTTCGGCGTCATCGTGGCGTGCATCCCGTTGTCCATGGGCGCCGCCGTGTTGGTCATCCCGAACTACCTGTACTTCGCCGCACTCGGCCTCCTGGACACTCCGGTGATCCTGCCGCTGCTGTACCTGGGTTACAACCTGCCGATGGCCGTCTGGATCCTCAAGGGTGCGATGGAGGGCATCCCGACCGAACTCGACGAAGCGGCAAAGATCGACGGTGCCTCACGTCTGCGGACATTCGCGGCCGTGATCCTGCCGCTGTGCCGGCCGAGCCTGGCCGCCGCGAGCATCTTCGTCTTCATCGGCGCCTGGAACGAGTTCGTCGCCGGATCGGTCATGGTGAACACCTCCGACTACCGGCCGGTGCAGGTGGCCGTCTACCAGTTCATCAGTGCCTTCGGCAGGCAGTGGGGCCCGTTGACTGCCAGCGCCGTGCTCGCCCTCCTACCGATCCTGGTGCTCGTGGTGTTCTTCGGCCGATATCTGGTCGCCGGACTGATGCGCGGGGCCGTGAAGGGCTGA